A segment of the Pseudomonadota bacterium genome:
ATTGAAAAGAAGCCAGTAAATATTGCATTAGGGATAGTATAAAACATAACGTTTATAATATTACTTGTCTCACCCCTGGCAAGAAGGGAGAGTGTGAGAAATAAAAAGGACTCAAGTACTACAAAGCCACTGCATACGTAAGAAAAACTATATTTGGAATCTATATATATTTTGTTTTTTAAAAATGTGGTTATCAGAAATATGGAGATCTTTGTAAACAATATAGCACCGTGTGGAGAGTTTGATAGTATCTCCTGGGTTAAACCGATCAAGAGGGATATTATCAACCCTCCTTGAGGGCCCAGAAAGAGTGTAGCATATATGATTAATGGGATACCTAAATCAGGTTTGAAAAACTCTATTGGTAGAAAGGAAAGCATTGAGGACTCGAGTGTTATCAAACATGTCCCGATTAATATATACACAAAGATTTTTATCATTTTTTAATTATCAGTACTTCTTCTAATCCTTTAAAGTTATTGAAGGGCATGACATCTATATCAGAGAAAATCCCCGGTTTATTTCTATTCACAGTGATCACAATGCCTGTTGGCAGCCCTTTTGGATATATACTGTCTTTCCCTGATGTTACAAGCCTATCGCCGATTTCGACTTCATCATTTTTCAATACGTATTTCAATTTGAGTACTGTTTGCCCTGTGCCTTCAAGCATGCCCCTTGTGTTTTTCCCTTCTATATATACATCAATGGATGAATTTGTATCATTTATTATCATAACCTTGGTATGCCATTTGTTCACTTCCACTGCCTGCCCCACAATCCCTTTTGGGGTAATCACAGGCATTTTTTCTTTAATGCCGTAATTCCTCCCTTTGTCTATAATGATACATTTAAACCAGTTCTTTATGTCCTCTCCTACTACCCTTGCGGCTATCATAGTATTTGGGTTTTGTTCCGTAAGATTCAGAATGGTTTTTAACCTTTTGTTCTCTTTTTCGAGTTCTGGGATTTTTTGATTCTCTAACTCAAATGCTTCAAGCTTTTTTTTTAATGCAAGATTATCTCTTTTCACATCTACAAGATTTGCATAAGCTTCAAACATCTTCCGCAAAGAATAGGTTGGCTTGCTTATAAGCCTTAAGGCAGGTCCGGCCATTTCAGCAACGAAACCCTTTACTTTTGAATAACCTTTTACGAATACAGGAGTGTTTGTAAATGCAAAAAATGAGATTACAAGTATTAGTATGGCTATGATTATGGCGATAGAGTTTTTCAATTCCCTACTTTTTAAGAGTAAGTTGCAATCTCTTTAAGAAGACCCATTTCATCTAGGACTTTACCTGCTCCCTCCACAACAGCGGTGAGTGGATTTTCTGCAATTATGACGGGCAACCTGGTCACTTCTTTTATAAGAAGGTCCAGATTTTTTAACAGAGCCCCTCCTCCGCTGATTACAATGCCTTTATCTACAATGTCTGAAGCAAGTTCAGGTGGGGTCCTCTCGAGGGCAATTCTGACGGCTTCTATTATTGAATTTACCGGTTCTGCTATGGCCTCCCTGATCTCTTTCGATGAAATTTCCAATGTTTTAGGTATGCCTCCTACTAAATCCCTGCCTTTAACCTCTGTAGTTAGCTCTTCCTCATTTTGGAAAGGGTAAGCAGAACCAATGGTTATTTTTATCAATTCCGCAGTTCTTTCGCCAATGAGGAGGTTATATTTTCTTTTCACGTATTGGATGATGGCCTCATCAATCTTGTCTCCTGCAACCCTCACCGAGTTGCAGTAGACTATACCTGCGAGGCTTATGACAGCCACCTCTGTTGTCCCGCCCCCTATGTCGACAATCATGTTGCCGCTTGGCTCTGTTATCGGGAGACCCACGCCTATTGCTGCTGCCATAGGTTCTTCTATGAGATAGACTTCTCTTGCCCCTGCTGATTCCGCTGATTCTTTTACCGCCCTTTTTTCTACGGGTGTGATGCCTGAGGGCACAGATATCACGATCCTTGGCCTTGCATAGGATTTTTTATTGTGTATCTTCCGGATGAAGTATTTGAGCATTGCTTCAGTAATTTCAAAATCGGCTATTACACCGTCTTTTAAAGGTCTTATGGCTACAATATTACCAGGGGTTCTACCAAGCATCTTTTTTGCTTCCTCACCCACTGCTATTACCTTTTTTACACCCCTTGCGTCTTT
Coding sequences within it:
- the mreD gene encoding rod shape-determining protein MreD, with protein sequence MIKIFVYILIGTCLITLESSMLSFLPIEFFKPDLGIPLIIYATLFLGPQGGLIISLLIGLTQEILSNSPHGAILFTKISIFLITTFLKNKIYIDSKYSFSYVCSGFVVLESFLFLTLSLLARGETSNIINVMFYTIPNAIFTGFFSIFIFSLVEYLNVKYLNEE
- the mreC gene encoding rod shape-determining protein MreC produces the protein MKNSIAIIIAILILVISFFAFTNTPVFVKGYSKVKGFVAEMAGPALRLISKPTYSLRKMFEAYANLVDVKRDNLALKKKLEAFELENQKIPELEKENKRLKTILNLTEQNPNTMIAARVVGEDIKNWFKCIIIDKGRNYGIKEKMPVITPKGIVGQAVEVNKWHTKVMIINDTNSSIDVYIEGKNTRGMLEGTGQTVLKLKYVLKNDEVEIGDRLVTSGKDSIYPKGLPTGIVITVNRNKPGIFSDIDVMPFNNFKGLEEVLIIKK
- a CDS encoding rod shape-determining protein, producing MFESLFGFFSKDLAIDLGTANTLVYVKGKGIVSNEPSVVAIHKDARGVKKVIAVGEEAKKMLGRTPGNIVAIRPLKDGVIADFEITEAMLKYFIRKIHNKKSYARPRIVISVPSGITPVEKRAVKESAESAGAREVYLIEEPMAAAIGVGLPITEPSGNMIVDIGGGTTEVAVISLAGIVYCNSVRVAGDKIDEAIIQYVKRKYNLLIGERTAELIKITIGSAYPFQNEEELTTEVKGRDLVGGIPKTLEISSKEIREAIAEPVNSIIEAVRIALERTPPELASDIVDKGIVISGGGALLKNLDLLIKEVTRLPVIIAENPLTAVVEGAGKVLDEMGLLKEIATYS